The segment TACGAATGAAAAAGCAATGGTTGAATAGTGGAAATTAACTTTGTTCTTCAATAAAAAGGCAAATCTCTATCAATTAATTTGCTTACTTAAATGCTTGCGCTGCGGCAACAGCCTTTTTCCAGCCTGCATAAATATTGTCACGATGCTCATCACTCATATTTGGTGTAAATTGATGATCTAAATTCCAATACTTACCGATTTCCTCTGTCGAATGCCAATAGCCTACTGCTAAGCCTGCTAAATAGGCTGCACCTAAAGCTGTTGTTTCATTGATAACTGGACGATCAACAGGAACATTTAATAAATCTGCTTGGAATTGCATTAAAAAATTATTTGCTACAGCTCCACCATCTACACGCAATTTTGCTAATGGAATATTAGCATCTGCCTCCATCGCTGCTAATACATCCTTTGTTTGATAGGCTAATGATTCTAGTGTCGCACGTACAAAATGCTCCTTTGATGTCCCGCGTGTTAAGCCAAAGACAGCTCCTCGCACATCAGAATCCCAATACGGTGTTCCTAAACCAACAAATGCTGGGACAACATACACACCATCTGTTGACTCTACACGTGCTGCATATTGCTCCGATTCACTGGCATTACGGAACATACGCAAGCCATCACGCAGCCATTGAATCGCTGAGCCTGCCACAAAAATACTACCCTCTAAAGCATAAGTTACTTTACCATCTAAGCCCCAAGCTAATGTTGTCAATAAGCCATTGTTTGACTTCACTGCCTTTTCACCTGTGTTCATTAACATAAAGCAGCCTGTGCCATATGTGTTCTTCACCATACCTTCCTCAAAGCAAGCCTGACCGAATAATGCAGCTTGTTGGTCACCAGCAGCACCTGCAATTGGAACAGCAGAGCCAAAGAACAATGCCTCCTCTGTATAGCCATAAATTTCAGAGGAAGGACGTACTTCTGGTAGCATGGAGGCAGGAACAGTTAAAATTTCTAATAGTTCCTCATCCCACTTTAAATCGTAAATATTGTACATTAATGTACGAGAAGCATTGGAATAGTCTGTTACATGTGCTTTACCACCTGATAGCTTCCAAATTAACCATGTATCAATTGTCCCGAATAATAGCTCTCCTGCCTCAGCTTTTTCACGCGCTCCCTCAACATGATCTAAAATCCATTTCACTTTTGTACCAGAGAAGTAGGCATCGATTAATAAGCCTGTTTTATCACGAAACAAATCATTGTAACCGCTTTCCTTTAATTGCTCACAAATATCATTCGTTTGACGTGATTGCCAGACAATTGCATTATAAATAGGCTTACCAGTATTTTTATCCCAGACTACTGTTGTTTCACGTTGGTTTGTAATACCAATACCTGCAATTTTGCTTGAATCCACATCTTTTTCTGATAACACGGTTGCAATACAAGATAGGATAGATGACCAAATTTCCTCTGCATGGTGCTCTACCCAGCCTGCCTGCGGAAAATACTGCTGGAATTCTTGCTGTGCTGTGTGTACGATTTTGCCATTTTCATCAAATAAAATAGCTCTTGAGCTTGTTGTACCTTGGTCTAACGCTAAAATATATTTTTTCTCTGACATAGAAATCCCTCCAAATAAATTAATTTTCAACTTGAACATTCTTTACAGTTATTTGTGCCCCTATAAAAATAGTAACAACAATCACTGCAACAATCCAAAATGCTATACTATTTTTTCCCTCAAATATTTGTTGGAAAAATAAAGCACCAAATGTACCACCAATAATCGGACCGACCACTGGAACCCATGCGTATCTCCAGCCTGAGTCACCTTTACCCGAAATCGGTAACAGGAAATGGGCAATACGTGGACCTAAATCACGAGCTGGGTTAATTGCATAGCCTGTCGGACCACCTAAAGCCATTCCAATCACAACAATTAACATACCAACTAAAAACGGATTTAAACCATCTGTAATCGTGTTTGTACCTAACGCTAAAATACCTAATACTAAAATAAATGTTCCTATCATTTCTGATAATAGATTTGATAACGGATGCTTAATAGCCGGCATTGTAGAAAATGGTGCTAATTTTGTATCTGCATCTGCTGTTGCCTGCCAATGTGGTAAATACATAAAGTAAACAAGTGTTGCCCCTAAAAATGCACCAATCATTTGTGCTGCAATATATGCTGGTACATCTGCCCATGGAAAATTACCAATCGTAGCAAGGGCAATTGTTAGTGCAGGGTTTAGGTGAGCACCACTGACTCCTCCTACTGCATAGGCTGCCATTGCAACAGCAAGACCCCATGCAAAGGTAATCACAATCCATCCACCACCAAAGCCCTTCGATTTATTGAGCACTGCTCCTGCTACAACACCACCGCCAAATAAAATAAGAATCATTGTGCCGACCAGCTCAGCTGTAAACGTAGACATAGTTAAGTCCCCCTTTGTGATAATAGCCTATGGAAAACAAAAAGGAACCCACATTTAATCAAACTACACGTAAACATGTAGATGAACAAATGTGGGTTCCTTTTCCTAACCACGCGCTTATGAACTTATGTTCATTTTAGAGATAAAAACATACATAGTCAACTATTTTTTGAAATTTTCCCATAATTTTTTATTAGATGTTGTAACAGCGATAGCACCTCCAGCTAGTGCTTCTTCAATATTGTCCACTGTACGTACTAAACCACCTGTAATGACAGGAATTTGTGTGCGCTCATAGATTTCTTGAATCATAGACGGAATAATGCCTGGTAATAGCTCAATATAATCTGGCTGTGCTGTTTCAATCATTGAATAGCTTTTTTCAAGTGCAATCGTATCAATCAAAAACACACGTTGAATCGCCATAATTCCACGAGCCTTGGCTTTCATTAGCATATTGGAGCGCGTTGAAATAATACCAGCAGGACGAATATCATTACATAAAAAATCTGCTGCAAAATTATCTGTTTTTAAACCATGAATTAAATCAGCATGAATAATTAATTTTTTGCCATGCCGAGTTGCCTCACGCTTTAAAGACATCAATAGGCTAATATGCACCTCTAATAAAACAATATACGTGAATGGGCTTGCTATTATTTCGTCAAACTGCTTAACTGTACGTGCAGCTGGAATTACCTGTTGATTATCAAAATGCATACCGTTCCCTCCTCCCTTACTCGTGGTCATCCTATATAATGTTTCATTATAGCGCAGTTGTCGCCCGTCTGATTTCTTTATTGACATCTTCTTCATATTGTTTACGTTGCACTGCTGTCCAGTTGAGTTGCTTTGCCATCTCATCTAAAATACCCTCTTTATATTTTTGAACGATGGCAATTTGAAAGAACATATATCCTGTACGGCGAATGATAAAATCATTCGGATGAATAACCATTTCATGATAAATACCATACATTAATTGTGCATACAGCCATGATGGTAAAATTGAATGTCCTTCCTTTACATAATTAAAGACAATATCTACATTGCTTCCATAATGCTGTGTTAAAAATTTCGCCTCTTTCTCAGATAACCCTATTTTCTTGCCTAATCTTGTACGGTCATATAAGAAGGCATATAATTTCTTTGAACCGCCAATATTACCACCAGAAATCGGAATTTTTTTTGTTGTACATGGTGAAGATTTAATGCCAAACCGTTGCTCTAGTTCTTGTGTAATCGTATTTAATACCGTTTCAGCCATTTTACGATAGCCTGTTAATTTCCCACCTGCAATTGTTACAAGACCTGATGGCGATACCCATACCTCATCCTTACGAGAAATTTCAGACGGGCTTTTTCCGTCCTCATGAATCAATGGGCGAACACCTGCCCAGCTCGATTCAATATCTGCATCTGTCACCTTTACATTTGGAAACATATAATGAATGGCATTCATAAGATAATCACGATCCTCTTGGTAAACATCCATATTGCGAGCATCGCCCTCATAAAATGTATCCGTTGTTCCCACATATGTTTTTCCTTGACGAGGAATAGCAAATACCATGCGACCATCTGGTGTATCAAAATAAACAGCTTGTTTTAATGGGAATTTTAATTCATCAAAAACAATATGCACACCTTTCGATAAAATTAAATGCTTACCAGCTTGCTCACCTTCAATTGTACGCACTTCATCCACCCATGGCCCAGCAGCATTCACCACTGCCTTTGCACGAATATCAATTGTCTGATCTGTTATAATATCCCTTGCTACAATGCCATTGATTTTTCGCTGTTCATTATATAAAAATTTTTCAGCTTTCATATAATTCATACATGTTGCGCCTTTCTCTATCGCTGCCTTTGCCACCTCAATCGTTAAACGCGCATCATCGGTACGATATTCCACATACATTCCACCGCCAAGTAAGCCCCTTGTTTTTACTA is part of the Lysinibacillus sp. FSL K6-0232 genome and harbors:
- the glpK gene encoding glycerol kinase GlpK, which codes for MSEKKYILALDQGTTSSRAILFDENGKIVHTAQQEFQQYFPQAGWVEHHAEEIWSSILSCIATVLSEKDVDSSKIAGIGITNQRETTVVWDKNTGKPIYNAIVWQSRQTNDICEQLKESGYNDLFRDKTGLLIDAYFSGTKVKWILDHVEGAREKAEAGELLFGTIDTWLIWKLSGGKAHVTDYSNASRTLMYNIYDLKWDEELLEILTVPASMLPEVRPSSEIYGYTEEALFFGSAVPIAGAAGDQQAALFGQACFEEGMVKNTYGTGCFMLMNTGEKAVKSNNGLLTTLAWGLDGKVTYALEGSIFVAGSAIQWLRDGLRMFRNASESEQYAARVESTDGVYVVPAFVGLGTPYWDSDVRGAVFGLTRGTSKEHFVRATLESLAYQTKDVLAAMEADANIPLAKLRVDGGAVANNFLMQFQADLLNVPVDRPVINETTALGAAYLAGLAVGYWHSTEEIGKYWNLDHQFTPNMSDEHRDNIYAGWKKAVAAAQAFK
- a CDS encoding glycerol-3-phosphate responsive antiterminator, yielding MHFDNQQVIPAARTVKQFDEIIASPFTYIVLLEVHISLLMSLKREATRHGKKLIIHADLIHGLKTDNFAADFLCNDIRPAGIISTRSNMLMKAKARGIMAIQRVFLIDTIALEKSYSMIETAQPDYIELLPGIIPSMIQEIYERTQIPVITGGLVRTVDNIEEALAGGAIAVTTSNKKLWENFKK
- a CDS encoding glycerol-3-phosphate dehydrogenase/oxidase; this translates as MSTASALQRQQIIEELQGREYDLLVIGGGITGCGIALDAVARGLSVALVEMQDFAAGTSSRSTKLVHGGLRYLKQFEIKEVAELGKERAIVYENGPHVTTPVWMLLPFHKGGTFGKYSTNLGLRVYDFLAGVKRAERRYMLNAVQTIEKEPLVKTRGLLGGGMYVEYRTDDARLTIEVAKAAIEKGATCMNYMKAEKFLYNEQRKINGIVARDIITDQTIDIRAKAVVNAAGPWVDEVRTIEGEQAGKHLILSKGVHIVFDELKFPLKQAVYFDTPDGRMVFAIPRQGKTYVGTTDTFYEGDARNMDVYQEDRDYLMNAIHYMFPNVKVTDADIESSWAGVRPLIHEDGKSPSEISRKDEVWVSPSGLVTIAGGKLTGYRKMAETVLNTITQELEQRFGIKSSPCTTKKIPISGGNIGGSKKLYAFLYDRTRLGKKIGLSEKEAKFLTQHYGSNVDIVFNYVKEGHSILPSWLYAQLMYGIYHEMVIHPNDFIIRRTGYMFFQIAIVQKYKEGILDEMAKQLNWTAVQRKQYEEDVNKEIRRATTAL
- a CDS encoding MIP/aquaporin family protein, whose product is MSTFTAELVGTMILILFGGGVVAGAVLNKSKGFGGGWIVITFAWGLAVAMAAYAVGGVSGAHLNPALTIALATIGNFPWADVPAYIAAQMIGAFLGATLVYFMYLPHWQATADADTKLAPFSTMPAIKHPLSNLLSEMIGTFILVLGILALGTNTITDGLNPFLVGMLIVVIGMALGGPTGYAINPARDLGPRIAHFLLPISGKGDSGWRYAWVPVVGPIIGGTFGALFFQQIFEGKNSIAFWIVAVIVVTIFIGAQITVKNVQVEN